Proteins co-encoded in one Pseudopipra pipra isolate bDixPip1 chromosome 12, bDixPip1.hap1, whole genome shotgun sequence genomic window:
- the BLOC1S6 gene encoding biogenesis of lysosome-related organelles complex 1 subunit 6 isoform X1: MSDAERPEEAAAGGPGRSLGPSVASPDEGVVEDLPLIDEKAVEQLTEGLISHYLPDLQRSKSALQELTQNQVVLLETLEQEISKFKECNSILEINALFSEAKHYHNKLVNIRNEMMMIHEKTSKLKKRALKLQQKRQKEELEREQQREKELEREKQLTAKPAKRT; this comes from the exons ATGAGCGACGCGGAGCGGCCGGAGGAGGCGGCCGCGGGCGGCCCCGGGCGCTCGCTGG GCCCTAGTGTTGCATCTCCAGATGAAGGAGTAGTAGAAGATCTGCCTTTAATAGATGAGAAAGCTGTGGAGCAGCTGACTGAAGGATTGATTTCCCATTATCTGCCTGATCTTCAGCGATCAAAATCAGCACTGCAGGAACTTAC acAGAACCAGGTGGTATTACTAGAAACATTAGAACAAGAAATTTCTAAATTCAAAGAGTGTAACTCCATTCTTGAAATCAATGCTTTG ttttcagaAGCTAAACACTATCACAACAAGTTAGTGAATATTAGAAATGAAATGATGATGATCCATGAGAAGACGTCAAAGTTAAAA AAAAGAGCACTTAAGCTGCAACAAAAGAGGCAGAAGGAAGAACTAGAACGAGAGCAGCAACGTGAGAAGGAACTTGAAAGAGAGAAACAGTTAACGGCAAAACCTGCAAAGAGGACATGA
- the BLOC1S6 gene encoding biogenesis of lysosome-related organelles complex 1 subunit 6 isoform X2, with protein sequence MSDAERPEEAAAGGPGRSLGPSVASPDEGVVEDLPLIDEKAVEQLTEGLISHYLPDLQRSKSALQELTQNQVVLLETLEQEISKFKECNSILEINALKRALKLQQKRQKEELEREQQREKELEREKQLTAKPAKRT encoded by the exons ATGAGCGACGCGGAGCGGCCGGAGGAGGCGGCCGCGGGCGGCCCCGGGCGCTCGCTGG GCCCTAGTGTTGCATCTCCAGATGAAGGAGTAGTAGAAGATCTGCCTTTAATAGATGAGAAAGCTGTGGAGCAGCTGACTGAAGGATTGATTTCCCATTATCTGCCTGATCTTCAGCGATCAAAATCAGCACTGCAGGAACTTAC acAGAACCAGGTGGTATTACTAGAAACATTAGAACAAGAAATTTCTAAATTCAAAGAGTGTAACTCCATTCTTGAAATCAATGCTTTG AAAAGAGCACTTAAGCTGCAACAAAAGAGGCAGAAGGAAGAACTAGAACGAGAGCAGCAACGTGAGAAGGAACTTGAAAGAGAGAAACAGTTAACGGCAAAACCTGCAAAGAGGACATGA